Proteins from one Microscilla marina ATCC 23134 genomic window:
- the moeB gene encoding molybdopterin-synthase adenylyltransferase MoeB produces the protein MTFSKEELERYSRHLIIPEFNIEGQRKLKAAKVLVVGSGGLGSPLLLYLTAAGVGTIGIVDFDVVDDSNLQRQVLFSVKDVGRPKVEAAKERLQGLNPHIKFNLHNEPLTSHNALDIVKDYDLVADGTDNFPTRYLVNDACVLLGKTNVYASIFRFEGQLSVFNYTDKDGKLGPNYRDLYPTPPPPGLVPSCAEGGVIGVLPGILGSLQANEVIKVITGVGDPLSGRLFLYDAASFTTRTLKIYRDENNPINGKNPTQTELIDYQQFCGITPDAKEEKQVKSVTVKELQQLLDDKEEVQVIDVREGYEYEIVNINAELIPLGQIEAQVDKIASDKKVVVHCRSGKRSTDAIELLEKKYGFTNLYNLEGGILAWADEIDTSLPKY, from the coding sequence ATCACATTTAGCAAAGAAGAACTGGAACGTTACAGTCGACACCTGATCATTCCAGAGTTTAATATAGAAGGACAACGCAAACTCAAAGCCGCCAAAGTATTGGTGGTGGGCTCTGGGGGGCTGGGTAGCCCACTATTGCTCTACCTCACGGCAGCTGGTGTAGGTACTATAGGCATTGTAGATTTTGACGTGGTAGACGACTCTAACCTACAACGCCAAGTGTTGTTTTCGGTAAAAGATGTGGGCAGACCCAAGGTAGAGGCCGCCAAAGAACGTTTGCAAGGCTTGAACCCCCACATTAAGTTTAACTTGCACAACGAGCCACTTACCTCTCACAATGCCCTGGACATTGTCAAAGACTATGACCTGGTAGCCGATGGTACCGATAACTTCCCAACCCGTTATCTGGTAAACGATGCTTGTGTACTTTTGGGCAAAACCAATGTATATGCTTCTATTTTTAGGTTCGAGGGGCAACTCTCGGTGTTTAATTATACCGATAAAGACGGCAAGTTAGGCCCTAATTACCGCGATTTGTACCCCACTCCTCCCCCACCAGGCTTGGTACCCAGTTGTGCCGAAGGCGGCGTGATTGGCGTATTGCCAGGCATTTTGGGTAGCCTACAGGCAAACGAGGTGATCAAAGTAATAACTGGAGTAGGCGATCCCTTGTCAGGGCGATTGTTTTTGTACGATGCGGCCTCGTTTACTACCCGTACGCTCAAGATTTACCGCGACGAAAACAACCCCATCAATGGTAAAAATCCTACCCAAACCGAGTTGATTGATTACCAACAGTTTTGTGGCATTACCCCTGACGCAAAAGAAGAAAAGCAGGTAAAAAGCGTGACGGTAAAAGAACTACAACAGTTGCTGGATGACAAAGAAGAGGTACAGGTGATTGATGTACGCGAAGGCTACGAATATGAGATTGTAAACATCAATGCTGAGCTGATTCCACTAGGGCAAATAGAGGCTCAAGTAGATAAAATTGCTTCTGACAAAAAAGTGGTGGTGCATTGTCGCAGTGGCAAGCGTAGCACTGATGCTATAGAGTTGTTAGAGAAAAAGTATGGCTTTACCAACCTTTACAACCTCGAAGGGGGTATTCTTGCCTGGGCAGACGAAATAGATACTTCATTGCCAAAATATTAG